From one Campylobacter suis genomic stretch:
- the rplQ gene encoding 50S ribosomal protein L17 translates to MRHKHGYRKLGRTSSHRSALLKNLAIAIIKSGKIETTLPKAKELRSYVEKLITRARKGDFNAHRAVFASLQDKESTNKLVTEVAPKYATRNGGYTRITKTRIRRGDAAEMAYIELVSE, encoded by the coding sequence ATGAGACATAAACACGGATATAGAAAACTTGGTCGCACCTCATCTCATCGCTCTGCATTGCTTAAAAATTTAGCAATTGCGATCATAAAAAGCGGCAAGATCGAGACAACTCTACCAAAGGCAAAAGAGCTTAGAAGCTATGTTGAAAAACTTATCACAAGAGCTAGAAAAGGCGACTTTAACGCTCATAGAGCAGTTTTTGCAAGTCTTCAAGATAAAGAGAGCACAAACAAACTAGTTACAGAAGTAGCACCAAAATATGCTACAAGAAATGGCGGATACACTCGTATCACTAAAACTAGAATTCGCCGTGGTGATGCTGCCGAGATGGCTTATATAGAGCTAGTTAGCGAATAA
- a CDS encoding histidine kinase, with the protein MTLTNYKKLGLKSFKRAKFDEAATYFSLAYEQEKSENLLFFIMLCSLAKESPDEARMLFEYSFSKDARNEDNSLNEILEVLESKSIESDDELEEQDAIMYDDFKRLSNQNGFKKTFENIMFSTRVMISNKDDFLEFVRDLIKNDFLEMSINYLESAAVMFGADERIDELFAEVKKRKNDENLHR; encoded by the coding sequence TTGACATTGACAAATTATAAAAAATTAGGGCTTAAAAGCTTTAAACGAGCTAAATTTGATGAAGCTGCGACATATTTTTCGCTTGCTTATGAGCAAGAAAAAAGCGAAAATTTACTCTTTTTCATCATGCTTTGTAGCCTTGCCAAAGAGAGTCCGGACGAGGCAAGAATGCTCTTTGAATACTCATTTAGCAAAGACGCTCGCAATGAAGACAACAGCCTAAACGAGATACTTGAAGTGCTTGAAAGCAAAAGTATCGAGTCAGATGATGAGCTTGAAGAACAAGATGCCATAATGTATGATGACTTTAAGCGTTTAAGCAATCAAAATGGCTTTAAAAAAACATTTGAAAATATCATGTTTTCTACTCGCGTCATGATCTCGAACAAGGATGACTTTTTGGAGTTCGTTCGAGATCTTATAAAAAATGACTTTTTGGAAATGAGCATAAACTACCTAGAGAGCGCAGCGGTGATGTTTGGTGCCGATGAGCGTATAGATGAACTTTTTGCTGAAGTAAAAAAGAGAAAAAACGATGAAAATTTACATAGATAA
- the acpP gene encoding acyl carrier protein, translated as MAIFDDVRDVVVEQLSVEPDAVKLESKIIEDLGADSLDVVELVMALEEKFGIEIPDGEAEKLISISDVVTYVEKIGK; from the coding sequence ATGGCAATATTTGATGATGTAAGAGATGTGGTTGTAGAGCAACTTAGCGTTGAACCAGATGCTGTAAAGCTTGAATCAAAAATCATAGAGGACTTGGGTGCTGATAGTCTTGATGTGGTTGAGCTTGTTATGGCACTTGAGGAAAAATTTGGCATAGAGATCCCAGATGGTGAAGCTGAAAAGCTTATAAGTATCTCTGATGTAGTAACTTATGTAGAAAAAATAGGCAAGTAA
- the accA gene encoding acetyl-CoA carboxylase carboxyl transferase subunit alpha, which yields MSSYLDFEKSIKQIDDDIASAKIKGDEHAVEILNKNLEKEVNKVYKNLNEYQRLQLARHPDRPYSIDYVKLLLNDYYEIHGDRAYRDDPAIVCFIGYLAGKKVVVIGEQKGRGTKNKLKRNFGMPHPEGYRKALRVAKMAEKFNLPILFLIDTPGAYPGVGAEERGQSEAIARNLFEFANLKTPTIAVVIGEGGSGGALAIGVADRLAMMKNSVFSVISPEGCAAILWNDPSKQEQATKVMKITADDLKSLNLIDDVIAEPVNGAHRDKNSAAKALGEYFVNELEKLEKLEIDELVSTRLDKILSIGVYEENK from the coding sequence ATGTCAAGCTATCTAGACTTTGAAAAGAGTATCAAGCAAATAGACGATGATATTGCAAGTGCAAAAATCAAAGGCGACGAGCACGCGGTTGAAATTTTAAATAAGAATCTTGAAAAAGAGGTAAATAAGGTCTATAAAAACCTAAATGAATACCAAAGACTTCAGCTGGCGCGTCATCCTGACAGACCTTACTCTATTGACTATGTTAAGCTTTTGCTTAATGATTACTATGAAATTCACGGCGATAGAGCATATCGTGATGATCCTGCCATAGTTTGCTTTATCGGATATTTGGCTGGCAAGAAAGTTGTTGTTATCGGCGAGCAAAAGGGCAGGGGAACAAAAAATAAATTAAAACGCAACTTTGGTATGCCACATCCTGAGGGTTATCGAAAGGCACTTAGAGTTGCAAAAATGGCTGAAAAATTTAACTTACCTATACTATTTCTGATAGACACTCCAGGTGCATATCCTGGTGTAGGAGCAGAAGAGAGAGGGCAAAGTGAAGCAATAGCTAGAAATTTATTTGAATTTGCAAATCTCAAAACACCAACCATAGCTGTTGTGATAGGCGAAGGCGGAAGTGGTGGTGCTTTGGCCATAGGTGTGGCTGATCGCTTGGCGATGATGAAAAATTCAGTTTTTTCTGTTATTTCGCCTGAGGGCTGTGCCGCGATACTTTGGAATGACCCAAGTAAACAAGAGCAGGCTACAAAAGTGATGAAGATAACTGCTGATGACCTTAAGTCTTTAAATCTTATAGATGATGTCATAGCTGAGCCTGTAAATGGAGCTCACCGCGATAAAAATAGCGCAGCAAAGGCACTTGGTGAGTACTTTGTAAATGAGCTTGAAAAGCTTGAAAAGCTTGAGATAGATGAGCTTGTATCAACTCGGCTAGATAAAATTTTAAGTATCGGAGTTTATGAAGAGAACAAATAA
- the recJ gene encoding single-stranded-DNA-specific exonuclease RecJ — MLSKENIRNLLELRFEKDIHKKLSEIPKPSALKDIYKGANRIKEAIKNNGHIGIVGDYDVDGVISSAIMAEFFDDIGVKNYQVRIPNRFKDGYGLNPEIIDELGDVSLIITVDNGISAHEAAQICSERGIDLIITDHHMPPPELPKAYAIINPKQDDCEFPNIEICGAQVAWYVVGALKEVLGIEYDMANFLDLLAIAIIADMMELRDMNRLLVRLGISRINSSKRVAFRAIKEYYGKDKFECDDISFLIAPLINSAGRMDDAINSFNFLHTKNLKEANDYLDMIVDFNNSRKEEERALFESSLKDVENDENIIVTWGENWHEGVIGIVASRLAKHFKKPAIVFSIDKGRAKGSARSVGKLDILSLIAQHSSLLSSYGGHKGAAGLVCESENLQKFKEAINGSCFLMDMHKFCRSDELLGDISANEIDFELLEILEFFEPYGQKNPRPIFQLSQATVKNERVIGKEQNHLKLILEKDGKTLEALFFNFTRHVRVGENIDITFSISKNSFRGLVTPQLLIRELVE, encoded by the coding sequence ATGCTAAGTAAGGAAAATATCAGGAATTTACTTGAGCTTAGATTTGAAAAAGATATTCATAAAAAGCTTTCAGAAATTCCTAAACCAAGCGCCCTAAAAGACATATATAAGGGTGCAAATCGCATAAAAGAGGCAATAAAAAATAACGGACACATCGGTATCGTTGGGGATTATGATGTGGACGGTGTTATCTCGAGTGCGATAATGGCTGAATTTTTTGATGATATAGGGGTAAAAAACTATCAAGTTCGCATACCAAACCGCTTCAAAGATGGCTACGGGCTAAACCCTGAGATCATTGATGAGCTTGGCGATGTAAGCTTGATAATAACCGTTGATAATGGTATTAGCGCGCATGAAGCGGCACAAATTTGCTCTGAACGCGGGATAGATCTGATCATCACAGATCATCACATGCCACCACCAGAGCTTCCAAAAGCCTACGCTATTATCAACCCAAAACAAGATGATTGTGAGTTTCCAAATATCGAAATTTGCGGTGCGCAGGTAGCATGGTATGTTGTTGGTGCACTTAAAGAGGTGCTTGGCATTGAGTATGATATGGCAAATTTTTTAGATTTGCTTGCCATTGCTATTATCGCTGATATGATGGAGCTTCGCGACATGAACCGTCTTCTTGTAAGGCTTGGAATTTCGCGTATAAATAGCTCAAAGCGTGTAGCATTTAGGGCTATAAAAGAGTACTACGGTAAGGATAAATTTGAGTGTGATGACATTAGTTTTCTCATCGCCCCTCTTATAAACTCGGCTGGCAGGATGGACGATGCGATTAATTCATTTAACTTTTTACACACCAAAAATTTAAAAGAGGCAAATGATTATCTTGATATGATTGTAGATTTTAATAACTCGCGCAAGGAGGAAGAGCGAGCACTTTTTGAAAGCTCATTAAAAGATGTAGAAAATGATGAAAATATCATCGTTACATGGGGCGAAAACTGGCATGAGGGCGTTATAGGCATAGTTGCAAGCCGTTTAGCAAAACACTTTAAAAAGCCAGCGATCGTCTTTAGTATCGATAAAGGGCGCGCAAAAGGCAGCGCAAGAAGCGTTGGAAAGCTTGACATACTTTCGCTTATAGCCCAACACTCATCACTTTTAAGCAGCTACGGTGGTCATAAGGGTGCAGCGGGTCTTGTTTGTGAGTCTGAGAATTTGCAAAAATTTAAAGAGGCTATAAATGGCTCATGTTTTTTGATGGATATGCATAAATTTTGCCGTTCTGATGAGCTTTTAGGCGATATAAGTGCCAATGAGATTGATTTTGAGCTACTTGAAATTTTGGAGTTTTTTGAGCCTTACGGACAAAAAAACCCTCGGCCAATATTTCAACTAAGCCAAGCAACAGTCAAAAATGAAAGAGTGATAGGCAAAGAGCAAAACCATCTAAAGCTCATTTTAGAAAAAGATGGCAAAACACTTGAAGCACTATTTTTTAACTTCACACGCCATGTTCGCGTGGGAGAAAATATCGATATAACATTTTCAATCTCAAAAAACTCATTTCGCGGGCTTGTAACACCGCAACTGTTAATCCGTGAGTTAGTTGAGTGA
- the fabG gene encoding 3-oxoacyl-ACP reductase FabG yields the protein MKFSGKNVLITGASRGIGAQIAKILAQMGLKVWINYRSKPEIADALMSEIVAAGGQAAVVKFDVTDEDEFIKAINLIVECDGELSYLVNNAGITNDKLALRMKTDEFTGVIDANLTSAFIGCREALKVMSKKRFGSVVNIASIVGEMGNAGQVNYSASKGGMIAMSKSFAKEGASRNVRFNAITPGFIETEMTAVLSDEVRASYEQNIPLKRMGSAEEVAYGVAFLLSDYATYTTGEVLKINGGLYM from the coding sequence ATGAAATTTTCAGGAAAAAATGTTTTAATCACAGGTGCTAGCCGTGGCATAGGTGCTCAAATAGCTAAAATTTTAGCTCAAATGGGTCTAAAAGTATGGATAAATTACCGCTCAAAACCAGAGATAGCAGACGCTTTGATGAGCGAGATCGTAGCTGCTGGCGGACAGGCTGCGGTTGTGAAATTTGATGTAACAGATGAAGATGAGTTCATAAAGGCTATAAATTTGATAGTTGAATGCGATGGTGAGCTTAGTTACCTTGTAAATAACGCAGGCATTACTAATGACAAACTAGCACTCCGCATGAAAACAGATGAATTTACGGGCGTGATAGATGCAAACTTAACAAGTGCGTTTATAGGATGTAGAGAGGCGTTAAAAGTGATGAGTAAAAAACGCTTTGGTTCAGTTGTAAATATCGCCTCAATCGTTGGCGAGATGGGAAATGCTGGACAGGTAAATTACTCTGCGAGCAAGGGGGGAATGATAGCGATGAGCAAGAGCTTTGCCAAAGAGGGAGCTAGTAGAAATGTGCGTTTTAACGCTATAACTCCGGGATTTATAGAAACTGAAATGACAGCTGTTTTAAGCGATGAAGTGCGTGCAAGTTATGAGCAAAATATACCGTTAAAACGCATGGGAAGTGCCGAAGAGGTAGCTTATGGCGTGGCATTTTTGCTGAGCGATTATGCGACTTACACGACTGGTGAGGTGCTTAAAATAAACGGCGGACTTTATATGTAG
- a CDS encoding DNA-directed RNA polymerase subunit alpha has protein sequence MRKITTSAYMPTEIKVESVSENVAKITAYPFETGYAVTLAHPLRRLLYSSTVGFAPTGVKIKGVSHEFDSMRGMLEDVALFIINLKNLRFKLKNDSEREVIEYSFKGPKEITGADLCNDIVEIVNPDAYLATINEDAKLEFSLIMQKGIGYVSSEDLRDSIEDGYIALDAFFTPVKKAVYEIENVLVEDNPDFEKIVFTITTDGQVGPIEAFKNSLEAMYQQMSVFKGVLDIDVNAPLPSSNLSGEHAKLFSRVEELNLSARSFNCIDKAEIRFIGELALMDENELKDLKNLGKKSLDEIKAVMEEIGYPVGTDLLKDSKEQLKKKIAELKSQMKE, from the coding sequence ATGAGAAAGATTACTACATCAGCTTATATGCCTACTGAGATTAAGGTTGAGAGTGTTAGTGAAAATGTTGCTAAGATTACTGCGTATCCGTTTGAAACTGGATATGCAGTAACTCTTGCGCACCCACTTCGCCGTCTGCTTTACTCAAGCACAGTTGGTTTTGCACCGACTGGTGTAAAGATAAAAGGCGTTAGTCATGAATTTGATAGCATGCGTGGTATGCTTGAAGATGTAGCGCTTTTTATTATTAACTTAAAAAATTTACGCTTTAAGTTAAAAAATGATAGCGAGCGTGAGGTTATAGAGTATAGTTTTAAAGGACCAAAAGAGATTACTGGTGCTGATCTTTGCAACGATATCGTAGAGATTGTTAATCCTGATGCATATCTTGCGACGATAAACGAAGATGCTAAGCTTGAGTTTAGTCTTATTATGCAAAAAGGTATTGGATATGTTTCAAGTGAGGATTTAAGAGATAGCATAGAGGACGGCTATATTGCACTTGATGCTTTCTTTACGCCAGTTAAAAAAGCTGTTTATGAGATCGAAAATGTCTTAGTTGAAGATAATCCAGACTTTGAAAAGATAGTCTTTACTATAACAACAGACGGACAGGTTGGTCCTATAGAAGCATTTAAAAATAGCCTTGAAGCAATGTATCAGCAAATGTCAGTCTTTAAAGGCGTACTTGATATAGATGTTAATGCTCCCCTTCCAAGTTCAAATTTAAGTGGTGAGCATGCAAAGCTTTTCTCTAGGGTTGAGGAGCTAAATTTAAGTGCAAGAAGCTTTAACTGTATCGACAAAGCTGAGATTCGCTTTATAGGCGAGCTCGCTTTAATGGATGAAAACGAACTAAAAGATCTTAAAAATTTAGGTAAAAAATCTCTTGATGAGATTAAAGCCGTTATGGAAGAGATCGGCTATCCCGTTGGCACAGATTTGCTAAAAGATAGCAAAGAACAGCTCAAAAAGAAAATAGCTGAGCTAAAGTCACAAATGAAAGAATAA
- a CDS encoding beta-ketoacyl-ACP synthase II, whose product MKRVVVTGIGMINALGLDKESSFKAICEGKSGVKRITSFDVTDFPVQIAAEITDFDPNTIMDGKEVKKVDRFIQLGIKASQEAIEDANLTDFDADMFGVSSAAGIGGLPNIEKNSQILMEKGVKRISPFFIPSALVNMLGGIVSINHGLKGPNLSSVTACAAGTHAISQGAKCIMLGQAEKMLVVGAEATICGVGVGGFAAMKALSTRNDDPQHASRPFDGERDGFVMGEGAGALVLEEYESAKARGAKIYAEIVGFGESGDAHHITAPTLEGPVSAMKQALKMAGDIKIDYVNAHGTSTPTNDKNETAALKEIFGSNTPPVSSTKGQTGHCLGGAGAIEAVISLMAMRDSIIPPTINQFTADPECDLDYVPNVARRAELNAIMSNSFGFGGTNGSVIFKKVK is encoded by the coding sequence TTGAAACGAGTTGTAGTAACAGGCATCGGCATGATCAACGCGCTTGGGCTTGATAAAGAGAGCTCATTTAAGGCTATTTGTGAGGGGAAAAGTGGCGTAAAACGCATAACATCATTTGATGTAACAGACTTTCCTGTTCAAATAGCAGCTGAGATAACAGACTTTGATCCAAACACAATTATGGATGGCAAGGAAGTTAAAAAGGTCGATCGTTTTATACAGCTTGGTATCAAGGCTTCACAAGAGGCTATCGAAGATGCAAATTTAACAGACTTTGACGCCGATATGTTTGGCGTAAGCTCAGCTGCTGGAATAGGTGGCTTGCCAAATATAGAAAAAAATTCACAAATATTAATGGAAAAAGGCGTTAAGAGAATTTCGCCATTTTTCATTCCATCTGCGCTTGTTAATATGCTTGGCGGTATAGTTTCGATAAACCACGGACTTAAGGGTCCAAATTTATCAAGCGTAACAGCCTGTGCAGCAGGAACTCACGCCATATCACAAGGTGCTAAATGTATAATGCTAGGACAAGCCGAGAAAATGCTTGTTGTTGGTGCTGAGGCTACGATATGCGGTGTTGGCGTCGGCGGTTTTGCTGCGATGAAGGCACTTTCTACAAGAAATGACGATCCGCAGCATGCTTCAAGACCATTTGATGGCGAAAGAGATGGTTTTGTGATGGGAGAGGGAGCAGGAGCACTTGTTCTTGAGGAGTATGAGAGTGCAAAAGCTAGAGGGGCAAAAATTTACGCTGAGATAGTTGGATTTGGCGAAAGTGGCGATGCTCATCATATAACAGCGCCTACCCTTGAAGGTCCAGTAAGTGCAATGAAACAAGCTCTTAAAATGGCTGGCGATATCAAGATAGACTATGTAAATGCGCATGGTACTTCAACTCCGACAAATGATAAGAATGAAACTGCTGCATTAAAAGAAATTTTTGGTAGCAACACCCCACCGGTAAGCTCTACCAAGGGTCAAACTGGCCACTGCTTAGGTGGTGCAGGTGCGATAGAAGCTGTTATCTCGTTGATGGCTATGCGCGATAGTATCATACCTCCTACTATAAATCAGTTTACAGCCGACCCTGAGTGCGATCTTGACTATGTTCCAAATGTTGCTAGAAGGGCAGAATTAAATGCCATAATGAGCAACTCTTTTGGCTTTGGTGGAACAAACGGATCGGTTATTTTCAAAAAGGTTAAGTAA
- a CDS encoding CTP synthase, whose amino-acid sequence MSKQTKYIFVTGGVLSSLGKGIAAASIATLLKHSGLKVSILKADPYINVDPGTMSPLEHGEVFVTDDGAETDLDLGHYERFLDENLSQDNNFTTGRVYSSVIEKERRGDYLGKTIQVIPHIVGEIVERIKKAGEGKEILIVEIGGTVGDIEGLPFLEAIRALKSEVGRKNAMNIHLTLVPYIKVAGELKTKPTQHSVGELRRIGITPDMIVCRAEMALSRELKDKIAFSCGVERNCVIESQDCQSIYQIPLSFLKQDILTPISEFLGLGELKPNMQNWDSLVKRIIAPTNETTIAFVGKYVDLKESYKSLTESIIHAGATLDAKVNLKWIDSEKIEDENVNELLKDVDGVLVAGGFGERGVNGKILAIKFARENNIPYLGICLGMQLALIEFARNVLKLEDANSVEFNKECKNSIIYLIDSFIDAHGKEQIRTHKSPLGGTMRLGSYSCDVKAGSLLAKIYGNQKHIIERHRHRFEANPQYKTAFEKAGLQISGTSNGLIEVAELKEHKFFIGVQFHPEFTSRLTRPNPTILGFVGASLDNAK is encoded by the coding sequence ATGAGCAAACAGACAAAATACATATTTGTAACAGGTGGTGTTTTAAGCTCTCTTGGCAAGGGTATCGCAGCAGCCTCTATAGCAACACTTTTAAAGCACTCTGGCTTAAAAGTAAGCATCTTAAAAGCTGACCCATACATAAATGTCGACCCAGGCACGATGAGCCCATTAGAGCATGGCGAAGTTTTTGTTACTGATGATGGAGCAGAAACCGATCTTGACCTAGGACATTACGAGCGCTTCTTGGATGAAAATTTAAGCCAAGATAACAACTTTACAACAGGCAGAGTTTATAGCTCTGTTATAGAAAAAGAGCGTAGAGGTGACTATCTAGGCAAAACGATACAAGTTATCCCTCATATCGTGGGCGAGATAGTTGAGCGCATTAAAAAGGCTGGCGAGGGCAAGGAAATTTTGATTGTCGAGATAGGTGGCACAGTGGGAGACATCGAAGGATTGCCATTTTTAGAGGCTATCCGTGCTCTAAAAAGTGAGGTTGGTCGCAAAAATGCGATGAATATCCACCTAACCCTAGTCCCATATATAAAGGTAGCTGGTGAACTAAAGACCAAGCCGACACAACACAGTGTTGGTGAATTGCGCCGCATAGGCATAACGCCAGACATGATCGTTTGTCGTGCAGAGATGGCGCTAAGTCGTGAGCTAAAAGATAAGATTGCTTTTAGTTGCGGAGTTGAACGAAACTGTGTTATTGAGAGTCAAGACTGTCAAAGCATATATCAAATACCGCTTTCATTTTTAAAGCAAGATATTTTGACGCCTATTTCAGAATTTTTAGGACTTGGGGAGCTAAAACCAAACATGCAAAACTGGGATAGCCTAGTAAAACGCATCATAGCCCCAACAAACGAAACCACCATAGCCTTTGTTGGCAAATATGTGGATCTAAAAGAGAGCTATAAAAGCCTCACCGAAAGTATCATACACGCTGGAGCCACACTTGATGCAAAGGTAAATTTAAAGTGGATAGATAGTGAAAAGATAGAAGATGAAAATGTCAATGAGCTACTTAAAGATGTTGATGGCGTCCTTGTGGCTGGGGGCTTTGGTGAGCGTGGGGTAAATGGCAAAATTTTAGCAATCAAATTTGCCCGCGAAAACAATATCCCGTATCTTGGGATATGTCTTGGTATGCAGCTTGCTCTCATAGAATTTGCTCGCAATGTTTTAAAACTGGAGGACGCAAATTCCGTTGAATTTAACAAAGAGTGTAAAAATAGCATAATCTATCTCATCGATAGCTTTATTGATGCTCACGGAAAAGAGCAGATACGCACGCATAAAAGCCCACTTGGTGGGACTATGAGACTTGGCTCATACTCATGTGATGTCAAGGCTGGTTCGCTTTTAGCTAAAATTTATGGCAATCAAAAGCATATCATCGAGCGTCATCGCCACCGCTTTGAGGCAAATCCTCAGTATAAAACAGCATTTGAAAAGGCGGGACTGCAAATAAGTGGCACAAGTAACGGGCTTATAGAAGTTGCTGAACTAAAAGAGCATAAATTTTTCATCGGAGTGCAGTTTCACCCTGAATTTACAAGCCGCCTAACAAGACCAAACCCAACTATACTTGGTTTTGTCGGCGCAAGCTTGGACAATGCTAAGTAA
- a CDS encoding NifU family protein has product MIPFSDEELLKPVQITLNKVRPMLQNDGGDMELLGIKNGKIYVRLVGHCHGCAASGTTLKYGIERQLRIDIHPELEIINIPLGEDFDIDKL; this is encoded by the coding sequence ATGATACCATTTAGTGATGAAGAGCTGCTAAAACCCGTGCAGATAACGCTTAATAAGGTTCGCCCTATGCTACAAAATGATGGTGGAGATATGGAACTTTTGGGTATAAAAAATGGCAAAATTTATGTTAGGCTGGTCGGGCACTGCCATGGTTGCGCCGCTAGTGGCACGACACTAAAATACGGCATAGAGCGACAACTTCGCATAGATATACACCCTGAGCTTGAAATTATAAATATACCGCTAGGCGAGGACTTTGACATTGACAAATTATAA
- the panD gene encoding aspartate 1-decarboxylase yields MKIEVLAGKIHRATVTDANLNYVGSISIDEKLIEAAGLCEWQKVEILNVNNGERFSTYVIKGSKGQICLNGAAARKVCTGDIVIIVAYTTMSEKKAKKHKPKVVMVNEKNEIVKAKI; encoded by the coding sequence ATGAAAATAGAAGTGCTAGCTGGTAAAATCCACCGCGCAACAGTAACAGACGCAAACCTTAACTATGTGGGCTCTATCAGTATAGATGAAAAACTGATAGAAGCCGCTGGACTTTGTGAGTGGCAAAAGGTTGAAATTTTAAATGTAAATAATGGAGAGCGCTTTAGTACTTATGTCATAAAGGGCTCAAAAGGGCAGATCTGTCTTAATGGCGCAGCTGCTCGCAAGGTTTGCACTGGCGATATCGTAATAATCGTTGCATACACGACTATGAGCGAAAAAAAAGCTAAAAAGCATAAACCAAAAGTAGTAATGGTAAATGAAAAAAATGAGATAGTAAAAGCAAAAATTTAA
- a CDS encoding UDP-N-acetylmuramoyl-L-alanyl-D-glutamate--2,6-diaminopimelate ligase has protein sequence MKIYIDKNFITDNSTECESGCYFLKTNANERFADDAKRKGAEVVDAQQAKVLLGIDQNLRIIGITGTNGKTTTATLIAHALNALGHKTALAGTRGAFIGDERIDVKSLTTAPVLGTLGYLVAATKAKCEFLVMEVSSHAIAQNRIDGLEFALKIFTNLSQDHLDYHGTMDEYARVKNSFLADESIKIINIDDKFVKFNPINATTYSLHNADFSPNSFSLDSGIMADIKMPNGTAVNLHSSLQGEFNLQNLLAAFAALWRLNVASDDKIVAALKTFKGVEGRMQVVSRNPLVIVDFAHTPDGMEKILQALRHKKLVVVFGAGGDRDRTKRPKMGAIAQHYARLAIVTSDNPRSEEPEAIIDEICTGMKLDNSVLREADRAKAIKIGLENLQENEALVILGKGDEDYQEIKSVKHHFSDAEIVNEILKDKK, from the coding sequence ATGAAAATTTACATAGATAAAAATTTTATAACAGACAACTCCACAGAGTGCGAAAGCGGTTGTTACTTTTTAAAAACTAATGCAAATGAGCGCTTTGCAGATGACGCAAAACGCAAAGGGGCAGAGGTTGTTGACGCACAACAAGCCAAAGTCTTGCTGGGTATAGACCAAAATTTGCGCATCATAGGCATAACTGGCACAAATGGCAAAACGACAACCGCAACACTCATAGCCCACGCCCTAAATGCACTTGGTCATAAAACAGCTTTGGCTGGTACTCGTGGGGCATTTATCGGTGATGAGCGCATAGATGTAAAGTCGCTCACAACTGCTCCCGTTCTTGGCACGCTTGGATATTTAGTAGCGGCTACAAAAGCCAAATGTGAGTTTTTGGTAATGGAAGTAAGTTCGCATGCCATTGCACAAAACCGTATTGATGGGCTAGAGTTTGCGCTGAAAATTTTTACAAATCTCAGTCAAGATCATTTAGACTATCACGGAACAATGGATGAATACGCTCGTGTTAAAAACAGCTTTTTAGCCGATGAGAGTATAAAGATAATTAACATAGATGATAAATTTGTAAAATTTAACCCTATAAATGCGACCACTTACTCGCTTCATAACGCTGACTTTTCGCCAAATAGCTTTAGCTTAGATAGTGGCATAATGGCTGACATAAAAATGCCAAACGGCACAGCTGTAAATTTGCATTCGAGTCTTCAAGGCGAGTTTAACTTACAAAATTTACTAGCCGCATTTGCAGCACTTTGGAGATTAAATGTAGCAAGCGATGATAAAATAGTTGCTGCCCTTAAGACATTTAAAGGCGTAGAAGGACGCATGCAGGTTGTCTCAAGAAACCCCCTTGTTATTGTAGATTTTGCTCACACTCCTGATGGTATGGAGAAAATTTTGCAAGCTTTACGCCATAAAAAGCTAGTTGTTGTCTTTGGTGCTGGTGGCGATAGAGACCGAACAAAACGCCCAAAAATGGGTGCTATCGCACAGCATTATGCTCGCTTAGCCATTGTAACAAGCGATAACCCACGCAGTGAAGAGCCAGAGGCTATTATCGATGAAATTTGCACTGGTATGAAGCTGGATAACTCGGTTTTGCGTGAAGCCGACAGAGCAAAAGCCATAAAGATAGGGCTTGAAAATCTACAAGAAAACGAAGCTTTAGTAATACTTGGCAAAGGTGATGAGGATTATCAAGAGATTAAGAGTGTAAAACACCATTTTAGTGATGCTGAAATTGTAAATGAAATTTTAAAGGATAAAAAATGA